Part of the Loxodonta africana isolate mLoxAfr1 chromosome 15, mLoxAfr1.hap2, whole genome shotgun sequence genome is shown below.
ttaatcttcttgggggtaatgtaaatgggtttgatttggtgatttcctcttcgatgttcttttttattaatatagaggaatccaactgatttttgtatgtttatcttgtatcccgatactctgctgaactcttctattagtttcagtaattttctggaggcttccttagggttttctgtgtataagatcatgttgtctacaaatagagataattttacttcttccttgccaatctggatgccttttatttctttatctagcctaattgctctggctaggacctccagcacaatgttgaataagaggggtgataaagggcatccttgactggttcccaatctcaaggggaatgctttcaggctctctacatttaggatgatgttggctgttggctttgtataaatgccgtttattatattgaggaattttccttctattcctattttgctgagagtttttatcatgaatgagtgttgaactttgtcaaatgctttttctgcatcaactgataaactcatgtgattcttgtcttttgttttattcatgtgatggattacattaattgtttttctaatgttgagccatccttgcatacctgatatgaatcccacttggtcatggtgaattatttttttgatatgtttttgaattctattggctagaattttgttgaggatttttacacctaagttcatgagggatgtaagtctataattttcttcctttgtggtgtctttatgtggttttggtatcagggatatggtggcttcatagaatgagtttggtagtattccatccttttctatgctctgaaatactcttctctgaatatttggtagtaCTCTTCAGTGAAcccttctgggccagggctttttttggggggaggggggagttttttgattaccttttcaatctcttcttttgttatgggtctatttagttgttctacttctgtttgtgttagtttaggtaggtagtgtgtttctaggaattcatccatttcttctaggttttcaaatttgttagagtacaatttttcatagtaatctgatatgattcttttaatttcagttaggtctgttgtaatatcgcccatctcatttcttatttgggttatttgtttcctctcctgttttacttttgtcaatttgtccagtggtttatcaatttttttgtcttttcaacgaaccagcttttggttttgttaattctttcaattgtttttctgttttctatttcatttagttcatctctaatttttattatttgttttattctggtgcctgaggatttcttttgttcctgtctttctatttgttcaagttgtagggataattctttgattttgtccctttcttctttttgtatgtgtgcatttattgatataaattgacctcggagcactggtttcgctgtgtcccaaaggttctgataggaagtgttttcattctcactggattctgtgaattccatccttaatgtcttctataatccagtctttttttgagcagggtattgttcagtttccaagtgtttaatttctttttcctgcttcttctgttattgatttccacgtttatggccttatagttagagaagatgctttgtaatatttcaatgttttggattctgctaaggctttctttatgacctcatatgtggtctattctagagaatgttccatgtgcactagaaaagaaagtatacttggttgctgttgggtggaatgttctgtatatgtcaaatctactcttgagatggtctctaaattcaggtgggatatactcaaggttgtatcttggctctcgtggacttgctttaattttcttcagcttcaacttgaacttgtatataagcaattgatggtctgtttcacagttggccacTGGCCTTATTTTGACTggtgatgttgagcttctccacagatgtagtcgatttgatttttgtgtattgcaTCCAGCAAGGTCTAtatgtatactcaccatttatgttgttgaaaaaaggtatttgcaatgaataagtcgttcgTCTTGCAAAGTCacatcatgtgatctccagtgctGTTTTattaccaagaccatattttccagttattgactccaaatgagaagaaacagctggaaacatacattaataattggaacttggaatatacgaagcatgaatctagggaaattggaaattgtcaaaaatgaaacagaacatcctataatcgatatcctaggcattagtgaattgaaatggactggtattggccattttgaattggataatcatttggtctactatgccgggaatgacaaattgaagaggaatagtgcaTTCgctgtcgaaaagaacatttcaagatctatcctgaaatacaatgctgtcagtaacaggataacatccatatgcctacaaggaggcccagttaatacaactattattcaaatttacacaccaaacactaatgccaaagaagaagaaattgaagaattttaccaacttctgcagtctgaaatcactTAGAtatgcaatgaagatgcattgataattactggtgattggaatagattgaattgtgtccccccaaaatatgtgttttaaatcctaacctctgtgcctgtggttattgtcccgtttgggaatgggttgtctttgttatgttaacgaaacaggattagtgtagggtgtattttcagccaatctctcttgagatataaactaaaaaaaccaaacccagtgctgtcgagtcgattctgactcatagtgaccctatagcgaccctataggacagagcagaactgccccatagagtttctgaggagcacctggtggattcgaactgccgaccctttggttagcagctgtagcacttaaccactacgccaccagggtttccttttgaaatataaaggagattaagaagcaagctaagaagcagagatgggggaagatagatgccaagctgCATGAaggtcacccaggagcagaagctcaaaagagacaaggactttcctccagagaaagaaccttcccctagaagcagcaccctgaatttggacatatAGCctcttaaaacagaaaataaatttctgtttgttaaagcgattcgcctgtgttatttctgttatagcagccataGGTAATTAAgacggagccttggtggcacagtggttaagagcttggctgctaaccaaaaggtcggcatttcgaatccaccagctgctctttggaaaccctatggagcaattctactatgtcctatagggtcgttacatgttggaatcgacagcaatgggcttagataactaagacaggtacttgaagaaagaactggtgctctacttttgaaaaaaatcagccattgaaaaccctatggaatacagttatactctgatacacatggggttatcatgagtcagaattgacttgacagcaactggtttgtttggggTGGAAGGTTAATTCCAGGCAGTAGAAACAGCAAATACAAAGATGCAGAGATGGGGAAAAACTTGGCATGTTAAAGTTACTGAGATGGCATCTGTGTGCCTCTAGTGATGGGGAGAATACTACCCAATGAAGTTAGAGAGGCAGATGGGAGCCAGGCTTCTCTCCTGccaccccctccctgcccccgcTTCCCTTTACTCTGTCAACTTGCCACACTTGAGTCTTTCCCAAACCTGCCGATGCAAAGTTGTCTTCTTTATGAAAGCCCTTCTCCCTATCTCCTCTCTGTTCCCACGGCCCTTTTTTTTATCCCTTATCAGAATGTAACGTGGGTAGATAGCTGTTTACATGACCATTCTCTCCAACAGACCATAGGCCCGTCAGTTAGATGGTGTGTCTTGATTACCTTTGTGACCCCCAGCTTTCAGCACAAGGCTTTACATGGTGTGCACATCATAAATCTTGGTAGAATCTTCTTTTTTTAAGCAGGTCATGCTTAGGGCCTCCTTAGCAAAGCCTTTATAACAGAAATTCTCTTAGGTAATAATTTTTGTAGTACTTCAACCATCAAGGTAAGGAAAACCAGCAACCTAAGGAGGAATTTGTTTGCTTAAAACTTGTCTCTGAAAGGGAAAGTTAGGGAGGCACCATAGCACAGTGTTACCCCATAGTGGATTGAATGAGCCCCCCACAAATATCAGCACCCCAGAAACCCCCTTCATACAGAAACTGTGGctgaccttatttgaaaatagggtctttgaagatgtaattaaattaaggatctcgAGGTGAGATCATCCtgaattatccaggtgggcccaaacTCCAGGCCCTAACTCTTAGGAGAGTCAGAAGAGTAGACAGATGCACAGAGCAGAAGCCCATGTGAAGACAGACGCAGAGACTGCAGTactgcagccacaagccaaggaaagcctggagcCCCCAGATGctggaagaggaaagaaaggttTCTCCAATAGAGGCTTCTAACAGAGCTGCGaggacaccttgattttgaacttctggcctccagagcaTTGAGAGAATGAAGTTCTTGTGTTTTAATCCACCCaggttgtggtaatttgttatgccagCCTTAGAAAACTAATACATACCCCTTCTCAGTTATACCTCAATTATCTCTTCTGTAAAGTGGGTATGTTAGATAATACCTGCCTCAGAACGTTATTGCCATGATTAAATGATTCAAAAAATGATTCGAAAATAGTGATGACTGCTATTGGTCGTCTTCTTCAAGGACTCAGGAGTTCTCTTCCTTTTGTGAATAAAAAccgaacagtaaaaaaaaaaaaaaaaatttttttttttttttttacagtagagTAGGAAATTTCTGCCTTTCCCATTCTGTGGATTTAACCTGAGAGTGCCAACTTCCACCTCTGCAGCGAACTCCCAGGTCCTGGCGCCTTCCAGCCGTCCTTAGTTAGGGTTCTATATCAAGGGAGAGGGCAGTTTTCTCCTGCCGGCTGGGGGAAGAAGTCGAACTAGGGCTCAGACACCAAATGAGAAATAACACATGTAGACCAGAAAGCGGCTGCTCAGTCCCCTGCCCAAAAGGAACATTTTGGGTTCTAAATTTCTAGTTCCTATTAAGGGattcgaggagccctggtggctcagcgggtaaacactccgctgctaactgaaagattggtggtgcTCTggcgggagacagatgtggcagtctgcttctgtaaagatttacagccttggaaaccctatgggggcagttctaccctgtcctataggttactGTGAGCCGGAATTCACTGGAGGGCcgtgggtttttgtttggttggttggttattaAAAGACTCTGGGACTGGACATTGCTGAAGATTAATGACCTGTATTGATTAATTCCCCTAACACACCAGTCATCAAAAACTTCTCCATAATAAGTTAGGGCATTGTGTATTTACCTGACTGCCTCAATAAACACTGGGGCGGGCGCGTGGGTAAAGCAGGCAGTAACTGGAGCTGAAGGACGCTTTGGCTGCCTGTGCGCGGGCGGCCAGTGGCCTGAGCATCAGCTGTGGTGCTGACGCCTCCTTTCTCCCCGCAGAATGGCTGGCACCGTGCTCGGAGTGGGTACAGGCGTGTTCATCTTGGCCCTGCTCTGGGTGTTAGTGCTGCTGCTGTGTGCCCTGTTATCCCGAGCCTCTGGTGTAGCCAGGTAAGGCACTCCTTCATTCCAGCTGGGAGTCCTAGGTAAAAGCAATTAGAGGCAAATTGCTGACACTCATTAAACATTTAGAATTCAGAAGATCGTTTCTGTAATTACTAGCAGTTTGAATGAGTTGCATTTTAACCTCTTAagtaccaaggagccctggtggtacagtggttaagcatttggctgctaacctaaaggttggcggttggaacccgccagctgcttggtggcagagagatgtggcagtctgcttcggtaaagatttccagcctcagaaaccacatggggcagttctcctcagtcctatagggtcactatgagcagcgGGTATCAGCACTGTGTTAAATATGCTCTGAAGCAGaggtgggaggggaagggaggagacGGAGAGTCACAAGAGATGACAAGAAAATCTGCTTTTGTTGCCTATTGAatttcatgtgtgtgtgttctcTAATTGTTTAGATTTATGGCAGATGCTTGCCAGTCCCTAAGGCTCTAGGCCTGGACCCAGAGAAACTAAAGAACATGTAGTGGCTTGGGCTGGCCCTGTAGGAGGTAGTGACTTCAAATAGTTAGGCCATGAACTGACTCAGAGTAAAACGGCAGCATTGAACTCTCCAGCCAGGCATACCAATTTGAAGCAGAGAGTTATATAATTGACTAAAGTATTCTGGTCTGAAAACAGAACCAGAAGTAGGGGCAAGAGAGAGGCTGCTTTGGTTTTTCAAGATTATGTGCAGAGGCAAAAGTGAAAACGACCAATTCTCGTTCGTAGATATCTGGAATGACCTTGTTAAGCATAAACGCATCCTGTCCACGGCAAGCGTTTGGGAATGGGAGGGAAAGCATGTCTCCGCTTGTTAGGCAGGGCGGACAGCAGGTGTGGGGCATTAGTAAAAGGGCTGAAACACAGAATATTGGCCCCAGGGAACAACCAGGCCAAGCCTAACCGATATGAGGGGAAACCAACAGTGCTTTGTCTTTTTGAACCCAGGTTCTCTGTCATTTTTGTATTCCTTGGTGCTGTGATCATCACATCAGTTCTGGTGCTTTTTCCCCGAGCCAGTGAATTCCCAACCCCAGAGGTGGAAATTAAGGTAAAACTCTTGGTTTCATTTCCTTCCTGCTTTGTAACTCTTGTTCTCTTGACCCAGGCCTCCACCCTGCCCTACAGTGGTCCCTGATATCACATTGGCTGAAATGTGCTACAAGAACTTAACTGTAAAGTTAAAACGATGATGGGCAAGCCCAAAGGGAGTGTTAAATCCTCCTacctatttgcctttttttttttttttttttttgcctaggaAAGGAATGATATTCTGAACCTCACCTGCAATGTCACCAGGCAGAGATTTGCCTGGTTTGAGCTCACCTCCAACTTGTACCATGTTGAATGAGCAGTGTCTAAAAAGATCCCTCATACTCTTGGGGACAGAAagagagagtcaggaataggacgAGGCCAGGTCCCTGAGATTGAAGTGCTTCCATTCCTGATAGCCTGGCTCAGATACCTTGATCCCAGGCAGACATACGTATGCCCCACCCTCTGGGTGCTGACTTACATGCTTTCCATCCTCGGGTTTGAATTTTTCCACTCATGATATGGAGAGAATAATTTCGACAGAGAACAGCAGTAAATAAGAGGAACATGTCTATGGAAAGCAGAAGTTGTAGACAGACAAATTCAGTAATGACCGTCATCTGGGAGCTCCTTTGTCCCTAATCCCGGGGCCACATCTGCCAGCACCCACCTCTTTAAATAGAcctttatcatttctttcatAATCCTTCTCAGGAGCCCCTTCCCATTCTGACTCATTCATGATTTGGGGTTCTGGCTTTACCATGCACAGTTCTCTCAGACTCCTAGAATCTTGATAATGGCATTGACTTCTTATGTCCTATTATCCCTTCTAGGAGCTTCTTCTCTCTCAACttccatttaaattttaaaatagtaatgacaata
Proteins encoded:
- the TMEM218 gene encoding transmembrane protein 218, giving the protein MAGTVLGVGTGVFILALLWVLVLLLCALLSRASGVARFSVIFVFLGAVIITSVLVLFPRASEFPTPEVEIKIVDTFFIGRYVLLAFLSAIFLGGLFLVLIHYILEPIYAKPLRSS